The sequence AGGTCACTGCCTCGGCCAGCCCGGCTCTGACAGTGAATGGCAAGGCGTTGTCCCTGGCAGATGTCAAGGCCCTACCTCAGGTCAAGATCGACGTTGATGGTACGGGCTACAATGGCGTGCGCATCCTGGACCTGCTGAAAGCGGCTGACGCCTCGGCAGCAGTGACCATCACCCTTGTGGCGAGCGATGGCTATTCGGCCGACGTCGCGGTGCAGGACCTGAATGAGCAGAGCATACTCGCTTTCGCCGACAAGGACGCCCTCAACTCGGTAATACCGGGTCAGAGCAAGGGTAAGTGGGTTCGTAATACCATCAAGATCGACTGCACTATTCCCCTGCCCAAGGACACCGTGCTAACAGTGAACGGCAAGCCCTTCACCATGGCCGATTTCAGAGCCATGACCCAGGTAGAGATCGAAGTGGAAGGGACCAAGTACAAGGGTATTCGCTTCCTCGACCTGCTCAAGGCAGCTGGTGCGGCTGACGCGGATGTGGCCCAGATGATGGCCAGCGATGGCTACCAGGGCAAGGCCAACATCAAGAAGATGACCGACCAGAGCATTCTGGCCTACAATGACGTGGGTGGCGTGAACGCGGTTCTCCCGGAAACGGACAAGGGCGGCTGGGTCAAGTTCATCGCCAAGATCGATACTTCCAAGGCGCCTACCGAGCCTGTGCCGACACCCAAGCCGGTCGACGAGGCCAACTCGCGCGTGATCATTGATTCGTTGGGCAACAAGGTCACAATCCCCAAGAAGGTGACCAGGGTGGCCTCGATGCGCTCTGGGATTACCGAGATCATTTGTGCCCTGGGCCAGGAGAAAAAGATCGTCGCGGTTGAGGAGATGGTCTCGGGAGGCTTCTCCTATGGCGAGTTCATCAGCAAGGTCCATCCTGAGCTGAAGGGGCTGCCAGCGCCGTTTGCCGGCGGCGACATCAGTGTGGAGGAGATGCTGCGTATTGGGCCGGACCTGGTGCTGCACGGTGGCCTGGGGCGGATCAAGCAGGCGGAGGCGCTGCGCAAGCAGGCACCGACGCTGCCGGTAGTCATCGCCCACTTTGAGACGCTTGAGCACTACATGGACGATATTCGTATCGTCGGGCAGTGTGTCAATGCCGAAGAAAAAGCCGAGACACTGATCAAGTACTTGCAGAGCAAGATTGACTATGTGCGCTCCAGGGTGAAGGGTATCCCCGAGGACAAGAAGATCCGCGTGATGTACGCCGGGCACGACATCTACCACATCTACACGCCAGATACCTTTGAGCACGCTCAGATCGAGGTAGCGGGGGGCATCAATGTGGCGCGGGAACTGACTGGCTGGCACCCTGAGATATCGGCCGAGCAGATGCTGATCTGGGATCCGCAGGTGATCGTCATGCTGAGCGGAGTGGATGTTCAGGCGGTGTTGAAGGATACCAGAGTGGCTGGTGTCTCGGCGATCAAGAACAAGCGCGTGTACTCGCTGCCGGAGGCGAGCTGGGACTTTTCTTCGCCGCGCGCTCTGTTCTGTATGGAATGGCTGGCCACCAAGCTCTATCCGGAACGCTTTGCCGATGTCGACATTGAGGCCTCGGCAGACGAGTTCTACCAGACGGTGTTTGGAGTGGACTATACTGGCCCGTCGCTGACGCAATAGCGCCCTCTGGTGAAACAGGGACGCTGCGCCGGCGGCTCTCCGGACCTACCAATGGGCGGCAGCAGGGCCCATTGCGCCCTGCTGCCGCCCATTCGTGGAGTGTGAATGGAGAAAACCTACCGATCCACACTGGTTGTCCTCTTTGCGCTCGCACTGGCCGTGGGCTTTGGCTCGCTGTTCCTGGGGCGCTATCCGGTCTCTCCGGCGACTATGGTACGTGCATTGGCTTCGCGCGTTCTACCTATCGCCCGTGACTGGGGACCCACGGTAGAGACGGTGATCTTTAACATCCGCGTTCCGCGCGTGATCCTGGCCATGTGCGTTGGTGCCGGTCTGTCCATCTGCGGGGCGGCCTTCCAGGGCATGTTCCAGAACCCGCTGGTCAGCCCCGATATCCTGGGCGTGACGGCGGGCGGCGGCTTTGGAGCTGCGCTGGCCATCCTGTTGTCGGGCCGAGCAGCGATGATCCAGCTCTCGGCCATTGTGTTTGGCATCATTGCGGTCGTACTGACCTACCTGATCAGCCGCGTCTACAAGACCACGCCGACGCTGATGCTGGTTCTGGCGGGAATCGTGGTTGGCTCCATCTTTTCGGCGCTGCTGTCGCTGGCGAAATACGTGGCTGACCCGCGGGACAAGCTGCCGACCATTACCTTCTGGTTGATGGGCAGTCTGGCCACAGTGTCGCGGTCCGACGTCGTGTCGACGGCCCCGCCGGTACTGGTGGGTATGCTGGCGCTGCTCCTGGTGCGGTGGAGGATCAATCTGCTTTCCATGGGCGATGCGGAGGCGCGAGCGCTCGGGGTGAACACCGAGGTGCTCAAGACGATCATCATCGTGGCCTCGACCGTGATCACCGCGTGCAGCGTGAGCGTCTGCGGCGTCATCGGGTGGGTTGGCCTGGTGATACCACACATTGGCCGGATGCTGGTGGGCCCCGATCACCGAGTGCTGCTGCCCGCGTCATTGGCGCTGGGGGCCATCTACCTGACTCTGATTGACGACGTGGCTCGTTCGCTCATGGGGGCCGAGATCCCGTTGGGAATCCTCACGGCCATCATCGGTGCGCCCTTTTTCGCCTTGATGCTGCGCCGGACAAAGGGGGGGTGGAGCTAGATGGAGGCGTGTATCCGTCTGGAGAACGCCGCGTTTAGCTACGGCGATCATCTGATCTTTCGCGGGCTGAGCCTGCAGTTGGAGGGAGGTCAGATCCTCTGTCTGCTGGGGCCCAATGGCTGCGGGAAGACGACCCTGCTGCGCTGTGTGAGCGGGCTGTCGCCCATGCCGGAAGGACGCGTGCTGCTGGATGGCAGGGACATTGCCTCTCTGAGCGAGATCGAGCGGGCGAGGATCATGGGCTTTGTGTTTCAGGAGCACCACGTCCTGTTCCCTTACACTGTTCTCGACGTGGTGCGCATGGGACGAGCGCCGCACCTGGGGCTGTTCTCAGTGCCCTCGCAGCGCGATACGCAGATTGCTGAGGAGGCGATCGAGGCGGTGGGCATTGGCCGGCTGCGCCTGAAGCGGTACACCGAGATCAGCGGCGGCGAGCGGCAGTTAGCGCTCATTGCCAGGGCACTGGCCCAGGAGCCGCATATCCTGCTGCTTGACGAGCCTACCTCGCACCTCGATTTCGGCAACCAGACTCTGATCCTGGAAACGATTCAGCGACTGGCCCGGGAGCGGGGTCTGGCAGTGCTGATGGCGACACACGTCCCTGACCATGCCCTGTTCGTTGCCACTCAGGTGGCGCTGATGAAAGCCGGCGGCTTTGTGGCCAGCGGCGCTCCGGACGAGGTGGTGACCGAAAAGAACCTGCGGGAACTGTACGGCATTGAGGTCAAGATCATTCAAGTCAACGTGGCAGACAGGGCTGCTCCGGTGCGCTCGGCGA is a genomic window of Chloroflexi bacterium ADurb.Bin180 containing:
- a CDS encoding putative ABC transporter permease protein, producing MEKTYRSTLVVLFALALAVGFGSLFLGRYPVSPATMVRALASRVLPIARDWGPTVETVIFNIRVPRVILAMCVGAGLSICGAAFQGMFQNPLVSPDILGVTAGGGFGAALAILLSGRAAMIQLSAIVFGIIAVVLTYLISRVYKTTPTLMLVLAGIVVGSIFSALLSLAKYVADPRDKLPTITFWLMGSLATVSRSDVVSTAPPVLVGMLALLLVRWRINLLSMGDAEARALGVNTEVLKTIIIVASTVITACSVSVCGVIGWVGLVIPHIGRMLVGPDHRVLLPASLALGAIYLTLIDDVARSLMGAEIPLGILTAIIGAPFFALMLRRTKGGWS
- a CDS encoding vitamin B12-transporter protein BtuF — its product is MVKSRLVVLLLLLTVVAGSCARATPTPVPPTATPVPPPTVTPVPPTPEPAVLEVNGRAFTLGELRSLPAAHVETDGKAFDGVRLLDLLSAGGVSGEGILTLTASDGYSAELPTSKLDSNSIVAIGADGSLQTVIAGQGKGVWVKMLVKIAFSAGGDAGKPAVEVNGKAFSLAEVKALPQVKVEVDGSTYNGVRILDLLKAAGASSATTISLVARDGYAAEVAVADLNEQSILAFGDKESLNSVIPGQGKGKWVREVEAIQVTASASPALTVNGKALSLADVKALPQVKIDVDGTGYNGVRILDLLKAADASAAVTITLVASDGYSADVAVQDLNEQSILAFADKDALNSVIPGQSKGKWVRNTIKIDCTIPLPKDTVLTVNGKPFTMADFRAMTQVEIEVEGTKYKGIRFLDLLKAAGAADADVAQMMASDGYQGKANIKKMTDQSILAYNDVGGVNAVLPETDKGGWVKFIAKIDTSKAPTEPVPTPKPVDEANSRVIIDSLGNKVTIPKKVTRVASMRSGITEIICALGQEKKIVAVEEMVSGGFSYGEFISKVHPELKGLPAPFAGGDISVEEMLRIGPDLVLHGGLGRIKQAEALRKQAPTLPVVIAHFETLEHYMDDIRIVGQCVNAEEKAETLIKYLQSKIDYVRSRVKGIPEDKKIRVMYAGHDIYHIYTPDTFEHAQIEVAGGINVARELTGWHPEISAEQMLIWDPQVIVMLSGVDVQAVLKDTRVAGVSAIKNKRVYSLPEASWDFSSPRALFCMEWLATKLYPERFADVDIEASADEFYQTVFGVDYTGPSLTQ
- a CDS encoding putative ABC transporter ATP-binding protein, producing MEACIRLENAAFSYGDHLIFRGLSLQLEGGQILCLLGPNGCGKTTLLRCVSGLSPMPEGRVLLDGRDIASLSEIERARIMGFVFQEHHVLFPYTVLDVVRMGRAPHLGLFSVPSQRDTQIAEEAIEAVGIGRLRLKRYTEISGGERQLALIARALAQEPHILLLDEPTSHLDFGNQTLILETIQRLARERGLAVLMATHVPDHALFVATQVALMKAGGFVASGAPDEVVTEKNLRELYGIEVKIIQVNVADRAAPVRSAIPLLRSSAGPRDVAASYLGKEGDWP